A region of uncultured Draconibacterium sp. DNA encodes the following proteins:
- a CDS encoding dihydroneopterin aldolase, whose amino-acid sequence MAKIRVKDLLIRTYIGFNPDELVNKQDVVINLEIETDIPESALESDEPEDIFNYKVITKKIITLVQEGRFKLLEVLTKRILDTIMEDEKVKWARVEVDKPHALRFAESVSMEMEARR is encoded by the coding sequence ATGGCTAAAATACGCGTTAAAGATTTGCTAATCAGAACCTACATCGGATTTAATCCTGATGAATTGGTGAATAAACAGGATGTGGTAATCAACCTTGAAATTGAAACCGATATTCCGGAATCGGCTTTGGAATCTGACGAACCCGAAGATATATTCAATTATAAAGTTATAACGAAAAAGATAATTACACTCGTTCAGGAGGGGCGTTTCAAATTGCTGGAAGTGCTCACCAAGCGTATTCTCGATACAATAATGGAAGACGAAAAAGTAAAGTGGGCCCGCGTTGAAGTGGATAAACCACATGCCTTACGTTTTGCCGAATCGGTATCGATGGAAATGGAGGCCAGGAGATGA
- the ileS gene encoding isoleucine--tRNA ligase: MSNKFQEYKQLDLAQINKDVLARWEKDDTFHKSISTREGHETFVFYEGPPSANGMPGIHHVMARAIKDIFCRYKTMKGFRVHRKAGWDTHGLPVELSVEKALNITKDDIGKKITVEEYSDACRKEVMKYTREWEELTRKMGYWVNMDDPYITYENQYIESVWWLLKQIYNKGLLYKGYTIQPYSPAAGTGLSSHELNQPGCYRDVKDTTAIAQFKALRNERSEFLFEGVETDLYFLAWTTTPWTLPSNTALCVGPNINYVKVQSFNPYTGDPVTLILAKDLFSVYFNSKNAELALEDYNPGDKNIPYKVMAEYTGEQLKGVQYEQLIDWVKPEGKAFEVITGDFVTIEDGTGIVHIAPTFGADDDRVAKQHGISPLIVVDTEGKRQALVDRKGRFYPTIDLDPAFVKQYVNTETYHEFAGRSVKNEYDDKLDDDASTVDIDISVMLKQQNRAFKIEKHVHSYPHCWRTDKPVLYYPLDSWFIKSTAVKDKMVELNNTINWKPKSTGTGRFGNWLENLVDWNLSRSRFWGTPLPIWRTEDGSEEICIGSMEELMAEIDKAVEAGFMAENPFAEFKVGDYKKANYEKIDLHKSHVDNIILVSPSGQKMERESDLIDVWFDSGAMPFAQRHYPFEWKENFKDVFPADFIAEGVDQTRGWFFTLHAIATMIDESVAFKNIISNGLVLDKNGVKMSKRLGNAVDPFETIDKYGSDPLRWYMITNAQPWDNLKFDIEGVEEVKRKFFGTLYNTYNFFALYANVDGFNYAEEEIPVDQRPEIDRWIISLLNSLIKEVGDSYENYEPTRAGRAISEFVSENLSNWFVRLSRKRYWGGEYSTDKISAYQTLYTCLEVVSKLMSPIAPFYADMLYNDLNKATGKAEDKSVHLVDFPAYAEELIDKDLEEKMAIAQKASSMILALRRKEKLKVRQPLGKIMVPVLNPHFKEQFEAVSNIILAEVNVKEVEFLTDTAGVIKKKIKPNFKALGPKYGKMMKQIAGAVNQLDQNAISEFESNGEFELTVGDEKVMLSLDDVEIQTEDIPGWTVATEGQMTIALDINISEELKQEGIAREFINKIQNLRKDNDFEVTDRIKLRIAKHEAYNVAVENHKEYICTQTLADALELTGSPNLANAKEVEIDKDVMAQIEIEKVN, encoded by the coding sequence ATGAGTAATAAATTTCAGGAATATAAGCAGTTAGATTTAGCACAGATAAACAAGGATGTGCTTGCGCGTTGGGAGAAAGATGATACCTTTCATAAAAGTATTTCAACCCGCGAAGGGCACGAAACATTTGTATTTTACGAGGGACCGCCATCGGCAAACGGAATGCCGGGTATTCACCACGTTATGGCGCGTGCCATTAAAGATATTTTTTGCCGTTACAAAACCATGAAAGGTTTCCGTGTGCACCGTAAAGCCGGTTGGGATACGCATGGTTTGCCGGTAGAACTGAGCGTTGAAAAAGCGCTGAACATTACAAAAGACGATATAGGTAAAAAAATTACCGTTGAAGAATACAGCGATGCCTGCCGCAAAGAGGTGATGAAATACACCCGCGAGTGGGAAGAACTGACACGCAAAATGGGTTATTGGGTAAATATGGACGATCCGTATATTACCTACGAGAACCAGTATATTGAGTCGGTTTGGTGGTTGCTGAAACAAATTTATAACAAAGGCTTGTTGTACAAAGGCTACACCATTCAGCCTTACTCGCCGGCAGCCGGAACAGGATTGAGCTCGCACGAGCTGAACCAGCCGGGATGTTACCGCGATGTAAAAGATACAACAGCTATTGCCCAGTTTAAAGCCTTAAGAAACGAGAGATCGGAATTCCTTTTTGAAGGAGTGGAAACCGATTTGTATTTCCTGGCCTGGACGACAACTCCATGGACACTGCCATCGAACACGGCACTGTGTGTGGGACCGAACATCAACTATGTAAAAGTTCAGTCGTTTAATCCGTACACCGGCGATCCGGTTACTTTGATTTTAGCGAAAGACCTGTTCTCAGTTTATTTCAACTCGAAAAATGCAGAGCTGGCACTGGAAGATTACAATCCGGGCGACAAAAATATTCCGTACAAAGTAATGGCCGAGTACACCGGCGAGCAGTTAAAAGGTGTTCAGTACGAACAGCTGATCGACTGGGTGAAACCCGAAGGAAAAGCTTTTGAAGTTATAACCGGCGATTTTGTAACCATCGAAGATGGTACCGGAATCGTACACATTGCACCTACTTTTGGTGCCGATGACGACCGCGTAGCAAAACAACACGGAATTTCGCCACTGATTGTTGTGGATACAGAAGGAAAACGTCAGGCTTTAGTAGACAGGAAAGGACGTTTTTACCCAACTATCGATTTGGATCCGGCGTTTGTTAAGCAATACGTAAATACCGAAACCTATCACGAGTTTGCCGGCCGTTCAGTGAAAAACGAGTACGACGACAAGCTGGATGACGATGCTTCAACTGTTGATATCGATATTTCGGTAATGCTGAAACAGCAGAACAGAGCTTTCAAAATTGAAAAACACGTTCACAGTTACCCACACTGCTGGAGAACTGATAAACCAGTGTTGTATTACCCGCTTGATTCGTGGTTTATAAAATCAACTGCGGTGAAAGACAAAATGGTGGAGCTGAACAATACCATCAACTGGAAACCAAAGTCAACCGGAACAGGACGTTTCGGAAACTGGCTGGAAAACCTGGTTGACTGGAACCTTAGCCGCTCCCGTTTCTGGGGAACACCGCTGCCAATCTGGAGAACAGAAGATGGTTCGGAAGAGATCTGTATCGGTTCGATGGAAGAGCTGATGGCCGAGATCGACAAAGCGGTTGAAGCCGGATTTATGGCGGAAAATCCATTTGCTGAATTTAAAGTTGGCGATTACAAAAAGGCCAACTACGAAAAGATCGACCTGCATAAATCGCATGTTGATAATATTATCCTGGTTTCTCCATCGGGACAAAAAATGGAGCGCGAATCCGACCTTATCGATGTTTGGTTCGATTCGGGTGCGATGCCTTTTGCACAGCGCCATTATCCTTTCGAGTGGAAAGAGAATTTTAAGGATGTATTCCCGGCCGATTTTATTGCCGAAGGTGTTGATCAAACCCGTGGATGGTTTTTCACCTTGCATGCCATTGCAACAATGATCGATGAGTCGGTAGCTTTCAAAAATATTATCTCAAACGGACTGGTGCTGGATAAAAACGGCGTGAAAATGTCGAAGCGTCTGGGTAATGCTGTCGATCCGTTCGAAACAATCGATAAATACGGTTCAGACCCACTGCGCTGGTACATGATTACCAATGCACAGCCATGGGATAATCTGAAATTTGATATCGAAGGTGTTGAAGAAGTAAAACGTAAGTTCTTCGGAACACTTTATAATACCTACAATTTCTTCGCATTGTATGCCAATGTCGATGGCTTTAATTATGCCGAGGAAGAAATTCCTGTTGATCAGCGTCCGGAGATCGATCGCTGGATTATTTCATTGCTTAACTCGCTGATAAAGGAAGTGGGCGACAGCTACGAAAATTATGAGCCAACACGTGCCGGCCGTGCTATTTCGGAGTTTGTAAGCGAGAACCTGAGTAACTGGTTTGTGCGTTTAAGCCGCAAACGTTACTGGGGTGGAGAGTATTCTACTGATAAAATTTCAGCTTATCAAACACTGTATACCTGTTTGGAAGTGGTGTCGAAATTAATGTCGCCAATTGCGCCGTTTTATGCCGATATGCTTTATAACGATCTGAATAAAGCTACCGGTAAAGCCGAAGATAAGAGTGTGCACCTGGTTGATTTCCCTGCTTATGCAGAAGAGTTGATCGACAAAGACCTGGAAGAAAAAATGGCCATTGCGCAAAAAGCTTCTTCTATGATTTTGGCCCTGCGTCGTAAAGAGAAATTAAAAGTACGCCAGCCGCTGGGTAAAATTATGGTGCCGGTATTAAATCCGCACTTTAAAGAACAATTCGAGGCGGTTTCAAATATTATTCTGGCAGAAGTTAACGTTAAAGAAGTTGAGTTCTTAACCGATACCGCCGGGGTGATTAAAAAGAAGATCAAACCGAATTTTAAAGCGCTCGGTCCGAAATACGGTAAAATGATGAAACAAATTGCCGGAGCGGTAAATCAGCTCGATCAGAATGCCATTTCGGAATTTGAGAGCAACGGAGAATTTGAGTTGACAGTGGGCGACGAAAAAGTTATGCTGTCGCTTGACGATGTTGAAATTCAAACCGAAGATATTCCGGGATGGACAGTGGCAACCGAAGGACAAATGACTATCGCTTTGGATATCAATATTTCGGAAGAGCTGAAACAAGAGGGAATTGCCCGTGAATTTATCAACAAAATACAGAACTTACGAAAGGATAATGATTTTGAAGTAACCGATCGGATTAAGTTGCGTATTGCAAAGCACGAAGCGTATAATGTGGCGGTTGAAAACCACAAAGAATACATTTGTACGCAAACACTTGCTGATGCTCTGGAGCTGACTGGTAGTCCTAATTTGGCTAATGCAAAAGAGGTGGAAATTGACAAAGATGTAATGGCGCAGATTGAGATTGAAAAGGTGAATTAA
- a CDS encoding isoamylase early set domain-containing protein: protein MSIKKQYLKSKPECKVSFRVAKEDAPSADTIKIVGEFNGWNEEVEPMKKLKSGDFTQTLNLETGKAYQFKYLIDNSVWETESEADSTAPTGIVEGEFNSVLDLN, encoded by the coding sequence ATGAGTATAAAAAAACAATATTTAAAAAGTAAACCTGAGTGTAAAGTATCCTTTAGAGTGGCAAAAGAAGATGCTCCAAGCGCAGATACAATTAAAATTGTGGGTGAATTTAACGGCTGGAACGAAGAGGTTGAGCCAATGAAAAAACTGAAAAGCGGTGATTTTACACAAACGCTTAATCTTGAAACCGGTAAAGCCTACCAGTTTAAATATTTAATCGACAATTCGGTTTGGGAAACCGAAAGCGAAGCTGACAGCACTGCTCCCACCGGTATTGTTGAGGGCGAATTTAATTCGGTACTTGATCTGAATTAA
- a CDS encoding DUF1080 domain-containing protein, which translates to MKNSSLLLAMFVAFIFASCSTGKSNNTLTKQEIEDGWELLFDGKTTNNWKTFNGGAVTGWKVINGELHNSGVGADHGGDIVTKKQYTNFELFLEWKVTPESNSGVFYHVQEGLTDVIYESGPEYQLIDDNGWPDNLEAWQRSGANYGMNAPKNAKVKPIEEWNTTRIIVNGPHVEHWLNGTKVVEYELWTDQWLQNKAAGKWADAPDYGMAKTGHIGLQDHGGLTIFRNIKIREL; encoded by the coding sequence ATGAAAAATAGTTCCCTTTTGCTCGCAATGTTTGTCGCATTTATTTTTGCGTCCTGTTCGACGGGAAAAAGCAATAACACCTTAACAAAACAAGAAATTGAAGACGGCTGGGAATTGCTGTTCGACGGTAAAACCACCAACAACTGGAAAACTTTTAACGGAGGCGCAGTTACCGGATGGAAGGTAATTAACGGCGAATTGCACAATTCAGGCGTCGGGGCGGACCATGGCGGCGACATTGTAACTAAAAAACAATACACCAATTTTGAATTGTTCCTGGAGTGGAAAGTAACACCGGAAAGTAACTCGGGTGTTTTTTATCACGTTCAGGAAGGACTTACAGACGTCATTTATGAATCGGGCCCGGAATACCAGTTGATAGACGACAATGGATGGCCTGACAATCTGGAAGCCTGGCAGCGTTCAGGCGCCAACTACGGTATGAATGCACCTAAAAATGCAAAAGTAAAACCGATTGAAGAATGGAACACCACCCGAATAATTGTTAACGGCCCCCACGTTGAACACTGGCTAAACGGCACCAAAGTAGTGGAATATGAACTATGGACCGACCAATGGCTGCAAAATAAAGCTGCTGGCAAGTGGGCAGATGCACCCGACTACGGCATGGCTAAAACCGGCCATATTGGGCTGCAGGATCATGGTGGATTAACTATATTCCGGAATATTAAAATCAGGGAATTATAG
- a CDS encoding SDR family NAD(P)-dependent oxidoreductase, whose product MKRTALITGAAKRIGRSLTEHLAEKGWNVVVHYNSSAKVADKLVEELSLKYPGQQFVARQANLSETDEVVALIPKLAAEKIEVNLLVNNASVFDRGYLKDTSVELFESQMDVNLKAPFFLIRDFANYFKTGNIINFVDTRITSNASDFAAYSISKKALWELTKMAALEFAPDIRINAIAPGVTLPPEDEDEDYLEKLAQGIPMKKPGGVEPILKSLDYILENDHLTGQLLFADGGENLGKNR is encoded by the coding sequence ATGAAACGAACAGCTTTAATAACCGGAGCAGCAAAACGTATTGGTCGATCGTTAACAGAACACTTGGCAGAAAAAGGCTGGAATGTTGTGGTGCACTACAATTCTTCGGCAAAAGTGGCTGATAAGCTGGTTGAAGAACTTTCACTTAAATATCCCGGTCAGCAGTTTGTTGCCAGGCAAGCGAATTTGTCTGAAACTGATGAGGTGGTTGCATTGATACCTAAACTTGCTGCCGAAAAGATCGAGGTGAATCTGCTGGTAAACAACGCTTCAGTTTTTGATCGAGGTTACCTGAAAGACACGTCAGTGGAGCTTTTTGAATCGCAGATGGATGTCAACCTAAAAGCTCCGTTTTTTCTTATTCGCGACTTTGCCAATTATTTCAAAACAGGCAACATCATCAATTTTGTTGATACGCGAATAACCTCTAATGCATCGGATTTTGCCGCTTATTCCATCTCTAAAAAAGCGCTTTGGGAATTAACAAAAATGGCGGCATTGGAATTTGCTCCCGATATTCGCATTAATGCTATTGCGCCCGGTGTTACTTTGCCTCCTGAGGACGAGGATGAGGATTACCTGGAAAAGCTGGCGCAGGGCATTCCGATGAAAAAACCGGGAGGAGTGGAGCCGATTTTGAAAAGTTTGGATTATATTTTGGAAAATGATCATCTCACCGGGCAATTGCTGTTTGCCGACGGTGGAGAAAACCTTGGAAAAAATCGTTGA
- a CDS encoding riboflavin synthase — translation MFSGIVEEYGTVVAVEKDQENVHFTLTCSFADELKVDQSLSHNGVCLTVVWVDKAEKKYKVTAIKETLIKSNLGLLEVGSKVNLERSMMMNGRLDGHIVQGHVDQTAKCVKIEEADGSWYYTFEYDFDIDKAKQGYMTVEKGSVTVNGVSLTVVNSKDNSFQVAIIPFTQEVTNFHTFEVGSVINLEFDIIGKYLSKLNSYSK, via the coding sequence ATGTTTTCAGGAATTGTAGAAGAATACGGAACTGTAGTAGCCGTTGAAAAGGATCAGGAGAATGTACATTTTACCTTAACCTGTTCGTTTGCCGACGAGCTGAAAGTTGACCAGAGTTTATCGCACAACGGCGTTTGTTTAACCGTTGTTTGGGTGGATAAAGCCGAAAAGAAATACAAAGTTACTGCCATTAAAGAAACGCTTATTAAGTCGAATCTTGGCTTGCTGGAAGTAGGTTCTAAAGTGAATTTGGAGCGCAGCATGATGATGAACGGTCGTTTGGATGGACACATTGTTCAGGGACACGTTGATCAGACTGCAAAGTGTGTAAAAATTGAAGAGGCCGACGGAAGCTGGTACTACACTTTTGAATATGACTTTGATATTGATAAAGCCAAACAAGGTTATATGACCGTTGAAAAAGGCTCGGTAACGGTTAATGGTGTTAGTCTTACCGTGGTTAACTCAAAAGACAATTCTTTCCAGGTGGCTATCATTCCTTTCACCCAGGAAGTAACCAATTTCCACACCTTTGAAGTGGGATCGGTAATTAATCTTGAGTTTGATATTATTGGAAAATACCTAAGTAAATTGAATTCGTACAGCAAATAG
- a CDS encoding CPBP family intramembrane glutamic endopeptidase — protein sequence MEFTAFRDLKPFSQLFFAAFVVVASILIFFVLSLGVAIPIWGFNTVLHLPSINSETPQNIINLYKFIQVVQAIGFFIVPPFILGYLFHGKSNEYLYLDKTFNSQSVILVVVMMFFAAPLINLIGELNSNMSFPEWLSGVEEWMRNAEENAAEITKAFLNVKTIGGLAFNVFMVALLPAVGEELLFRGVIQKIFSKMTRSHHWGIWISAILFSALHMQFYGFVPRVLLGALFGYLLVWSGSMWLPIIAHFLNNAIAVIAMYFINNGLMNPQYEEIGSTADSYYMAGISLALTLVFLLMLKRHNAGKEIPV from the coding sequence ATGGAATTTACTGCATTCAGAGATCTGAAACCCTTCTCGCAATTATTCTTTGCCGCATTTGTTGTGGTGGCCAGCATTTTAATCTTCTTTGTATTGTCGCTTGGTGTGGCCATTCCAATCTGGGGATTCAACACTGTCTTGCACCTTCCCTCCATAAATTCTGAAACGCCACAAAATATTATTAACCTGTATAAATTCATCCAGGTTGTTCAGGCGATCGGCTTTTTTATCGTTCCTCCGTTTATTTTAGGCTACCTGTTTCACGGGAAATCAAATGAATACCTTTATCTCGATAAAACCTTCAATTCGCAAAGTGTAATTCTGGTTGTTGTAATGATGTTTTTTGCCGCTCCGCTTATTAACCTTATCGGAGAACTGAACAGCAACATGAGTTTCCCCGAGTGGCTATCGGGTGTGGAAGAATGGATGCGTAACGCCGAAGAAAATGCCGCCGAAATTACCAAAGCCTTTTTGAATGTAAAAACCATTGGCGGACTTGCCTTTAACGTGTTTATGGTTGCATTGCTACCTGCAGTTGGCGAAGAGCTTTTGTTCCGTGGAGTTATTCAGAAGATTTTTAGCAAAATGACGCGCAGTCACCATTGGGGAATCTGGATTTCGGCGATACTTTTCAGCGCTTTGCACATGCAGTTTTATGGTTTTGTCCCGCGTGTTTTGCTTGGTGCTTTGTTTGGCTATCTGCTGGTTTGGAGCGGCTCGATGTGGTTGCCTATAATTGCCCATTTCCTGAATAACGCCATTGCCGTAATTGCCATGTACTTTATAAATAACGGCCTGATGAATCCGCAATATGAAGAAATCGGGTCTACCGCTGACAGTTATTACATGGCCGGAATCAGCCTTGCACTAACACTTGTCTTTCTGCTGATGCTGAAACGACACAATGCAGGAAAAGAAATACCTGTATAA
- a CDS encoding lipoprotein signal peptidase, producing the protein MSRSVKSLIIIFSILIVDQVLKFWIKTNLSIGDEIVVFKDWFILHFVENNGMAFGFEFAGEYGKMFLSVFRIVAVMAIGWYLFKLARQKEVPFGFVACIALIFAGAIGNIIDSLFYGMIFNHSYGQVATLFPAEGGYSSFLHGRVVDMFYFPLLEGRYPEWIPKIGGDPFIFFRPVFNIADSAITVGIFSILLFYRKYFNKLDQSKSESEEAEAEQTA; encoded by the coding sequence ATGTCGCGTTCCGTAAAATCACTGATAATTATATTCTCGATTTTAATTGTCGATCAGGTTCTGAAATTCTGGATTAAAACCAACCTGTCGATTGGTGATGAGATTGTGGTGTTTAAAGATTGGTTTATCCTTCATTTTGTGGAAAATAACGGTATGGCCTTTGGCTTTGAGTTTGCCGGCGAATACGGAAAAATGTTCTTAAGTGTTTTTCGTATTGTAGCGGTAATGGCAATTGGTTGGTACCTGTTTAAACTGGCCAGACAAAAAGAAGTGCCTTTTGGTTTTGTGGCTTGTATTGCGCTGATTTTTGCCGGTGCCATCGGGAATATTATCGACAGTCTTTTTTACGGAATGATATTCAATCACAGCTACGGTCAGGTGGCTACATTGTTTCCTGCTGAAGGCGGTTATTCCAGCTTCCTGCACGGAAGAGTGGTTGATATGTTTTATTTTCCGCTGCTTGAAGGTCGCTATCCCGAGTGGATACCAAAAATTGGAGGAGATCCTTTTATCTTTTTCCGTCCGGTTTTTAATATCGCCGATTCGGCAATTACAGTAGGTATCTTTTCAATTTTGCTTTTCTATCGCAAGTATTTTAACAAACTCGATCAGAGCAAAAGCGAGAGCGAAGAGGCCGAAGCAGAGCAAACAGCTTAG
- a CDS encoding BtpA/SgcQ family protein, with protein sequence MDVNKSIIGMVHVGALPGTPKNRLTIPEIIKAAISDAQKLEQGGMDAIMIENMHDRPYLNRKVGPEIVAAMTAIATKLRQEVSLPLGIQILAGANKQALAVAHAAGFDFIRAEGFVFGHLADEGMMNSDAAELLRYRKRIGADNIKIWTDIKKKHSSHAISADVSICDMAKAAGFFLADGVIVTGNATGEEASIKDVQAVVEAVRLPVLIGSGITVQNIAGFWSYADAFIVGSFFKYDGNWQNDVELERVQSFMSRVKHLRNNY encoded by the coding sequence GTGGATGTCAACAAATCAATAATCGGGATGGTGCATGTAGGAGCATTGCCGGGCACTCCCAAAAACCGCCTCACCATACCGGAAATTATTAAAGCTGCTATCAGCGATGCACAGAAACTCGAGCAAGGCGGGATGGATGCCATTATGATCGAGAACATGCACGACCGGCCATACCTGAACCGTAAAGTGGGCCCCGAAATTGTGGCTGCAATGACGGCTATTGCAACAAAACTGAGGCAGGAGGTTTCGCTGCCTCTGGGAATACAGATTTTGGCAGGAGCCAACAAACAGGCGCTGGCCGTTGCTCATGCTGCCGGTTTCGATTTTATCCGGGCCGAAGGATTTGTATTTGGGCATTTGGCCGATGAGGGAATGATGAACAGCGATGCAGCAGAACTTTTGCGCTACAGGAAACGAATAGGAGCCGACAATATTAAAATATGGACTGATATTAAAAAGAAACACTCATCGCATGCCATTTCTGCCGATGTTTCGATTTGTGATATGGCGAAAGCTGCCGGGTTCTTTTTAGCCGATGGGGTTATTGTTACCGGAAATGCAACGGGCGAAGAAGCATCGATAAAGGATGTGCAGGCTGTTGTTGAGGCGGTTCGGTTGCCGGTGCTGATTGGCTCAGGAATTACAGTGCAAAATATTGCAGGTTTCTGGTCGTATGCCGACGCTTTTATTGTTGGGTCATTTTTTAAATACGACGGCAACTGGCAAAATGATGTGGAACTGGAAAGAGTTCAGTCGTTTATGAGCCGGGTGAAGCATCTTCGAAACAATTATTGA
- a CDS encoding TraR/DksA family transcriptional regulator: MGDKNRYSDEELMEFKKIILDKLEKAQEDYKMYKNSITQSDGNDISDTSPTFKVLEEGAATLSKEEAGKLAQRQLKFIQHLQAALIRIENKTYGICRETGKLIAKERLRAVPHATLCIDAKQGK; encoded by the coding sequence ATGGGAGACAAAAACAGATATTCGGATGAAGAGTTGATGGAATTCAAAAAGATCATTCTTGATAAGCTTGAAAAAGCTCAGGAAGATTATAAAATGTACAAGAATTCAATCACTCAAAGCGATGGTAATGATATTTCAGATACCTCGCCAACATTTAAAGTATTGGAAGAGGGCGCAGCTACACTTTCTAAAGAGGAAGCCGGGAAATTAGCTCAGCGTCAGTTAAAATTTATTCAGCACTTACAAGCTGCTCTTATTCGTATCGAAAATAAAACATACGGTATTTGTCGCGAGACCGGCAAGTTGATAGCCAAAGAAAGATTGCGTGCAGTTCCTCATGCGACACTTTGTATTGATGCGAAACAAGGAAAATAA
- the cysS gene encoding cysteine--tRNA ligase — MNQLYIYNTLSRKKEAFKPLVEGRVGLYVCGPTVYSNSHLGHARPFITFDLLYRYLTFLGNKVRYVRNITDVGHLEDEVEGVGEDRIAKKARLEQLEPMEVVQKYMNTFHRNMDDLNVTPPSIEPRASGHIIEQIQVIEGILKNGYAYEANGSVYFDVEKYNNDYKYGKLSGRNLDDIKTNTRKLDGQDEKKNSFDFALWKKAAPEHIMRWPSRWSDGFPGWHLECSAMSTKYLGEQFDIHGGGMDLTFPHHECEIAQNTACRGQESVRYWMHNNMITINGQKMARSLGNFITLDELFTGTHEILEQSYSPMTIRFFILQAHYRSTIDFSNEALQASEKGLERLMAAMKTLSELIPSDASTVDIVSLKEKCFAALSDDLNSPIAIAHLFDGVKMINSIKAGNEKISTADLEDLKAFYNAVVFDILGLKEEGETGSGNNEVLGGAVELLINLRKDAKANKDWGTADKIRDELNAIGIELKDTKDGVEWSLK; from the coding sequence ATGAATCAACTTTATATCTATAATACGCTTAGCCGAAAAAAGGAAGCGTTTAAGCCACTTGTTGAAGGTCGTGTTGGTTTGTACGTATGCGGGCCAACAGTTTACAGCAACTCGCACCTTGGGCATGCCCGTCCGTTTATCACATTCGATTTGTTGTACCGTTACCTTACTTTTCTCGGAAACAAAGTTCGCTATGTGCGTAACATTACCGATGTTGGTCACCTTGAAGATGAGGTGGAAGGTGTAGGCGAAGACCGTATAGCCAAAAAGGCGCGTTTGGAGCAGTTGGAGCCCATGGAAGTGGTTCAGAAATATATGAACACATTCCATCGCAACATGGACGATTTGAACGTTACACCTCCAAGTATCGAGCCGCGTGCTTCAGGTCATATCATCGAGCAAATTCAGGTGATTGAAGGCATCCTGAAAAACGGATACGCCTACGAGGCCAATGGTTCAGTTTATTTCGATGTAGAGAAATACAACAACGATTACAAATACGGAAAACTTTCCGGTCGTAATCTGGATGATATAAAAACGAACACCCGTAAACTGGACGGGCAGGATGAAAAGAAGAACTCTTTTGATTTTGCTTTGTGGAAAAAAGCGGCGCCGGAGCACATTATGCGCTGGCCTTCGCGCTGGAGCGATGGTTTTCCGGGATGGCACCTTGAGTGTTCGGCAATGAGCACAAAATATTTAGGTGAACAGTTTGATATTCATGGTGGCGGAATGGATTTGACTTTCCCGCATCACGAGTGCGAAATTGCACAAAATACAGCTTGCAGAGGACAGGAATCGGTACGTTACTGGATGCATAATAACATGATTACCATTAACGGTCAGAAAATGGCGCGCTCGCTGGGTAACTTTATCACATTGGATGAGTTATTTACCGGCACGCACGAAATTCTCGAGCAGTCTTATTCGCCAATGACCATTCGCTTCTTTATTTTGCAGGCGCATTACCGAAGTACCATCGATTTCTCGAACGAAGCTTTACAAGCCTCGGAAAAAGGTTTGGAGCGTTTGATGGCTGCCATGAAAACTTTGAGTGAATTAATTCCTTCTGATGCTTCAACAGTTGATATCGTTTCATTAAAAGAGAAATGTTTTGCCGCGCTGAGCGACGATTTAAACAGCCCGATTGCCATTGCCCACCTTTTCGATGGTGTAAAAATGATCAACTCGATAAAAGCCGGTAACGAGAAAATATCTACTGCTGACCTGGAGGATTTAAAAGCATTTTACAATGCAGTGGTTTTCGATATTCTTGGATTGAAAGAGGAAGGTGAAACAGGAAGTGGAAACAACGAAGTATTGGGTGGAGCGGTAGAATTGCTTATTAACCTGCGGAAAGATGCCAAAGCTAATAAAGACTGGGGGACAGCCGATAAAATTCGCGACGAATTAAATGCTATTGGAATTGAGCTAAAAGACACCAAAGATGGTGTAGAGTGGAGTCTTAAGTGA